From the Ammospiza caudacuta isolate bAmmCau1 chromosome 26, bAmmCau1.pri, whole genome shotgun sequence genome, one window contains:
- the TCIM gene encoding transcriptional and immune response regulator: MRAKTSSSTAAMSTSLRVSPSLHGYRFDTALRKKAAANIFESINEASLQKLFRNSGDKKAEERAKIILATDQDMEEKTRALMALKQRRKDKLLQFLTFRKYSIKVH, translated from the coding sequence ATGAGAGCAAAGACgagctccagcactgcagccatgTCCACGTCCCTGCGGGTGAGCCCCTCGCTCCATGGGTACCGCTTCGACACCGCGCTGCGCAAGAAAGCCGCGGCCAACATCTTCGAGAGCATCAACGAGGCGTCCCTGCAGAAACTCTTCAGAAACTCCGGCGACAAGAAGGCGGAGGAGAGAGCCAAGATAATCCTCGCCACCGACCAGGacatggaggaaaaaaccaGGGCGCTGATGGCGCTAAAGCAGAGGAGGAAAGACAAGCTGCTGCAGTTCCTGACGTTTCGGAAATACTCCATCAAAGTTCACTGA